A single genomic interval of Bos indicus isolate NIAB-ARS_2022 breed Sahiwal x Tharparkar chromosome 5, NIAB-ARS_B.indTharparkar_mat_pri_1.0, whole genome shotgun sequence harbors:
- the RACGAP1 gene encoding rac GTPase-activating protein 1 isoform X1: MKPPCSPGCLSFWSSLLRKMDTTMLNMRNLFEQLVRRVEILSEGNELQFIQLAKDFEDFRKKWQRTDHELGKYKDLLMKAETERSALDVKLKHARNQVDVEIKRRQRAEADCEKLERQIQLIREMLMCDTSGSIQLSEEQKSALAFLNRGQPASGNAGNKRLSTIDESGSILSDISFDKTDESLDWDSSLVKTFKLKKREKRRSNSRQFVDGPPGPVKKTRSIGSTADQGNESIVAKTTVTVPNDGGPIEAVSTIETVPYWTRSRRKTGTLQPWNSDSTLSSRQPEPKTETDGSSTPQSNGGMRLHDFVSKTVIKPESCVPCGKRIKFGKPSLKCRDCRVVSHPECRDRCPLPCIPTLIGTPVKIGEGMLADYVSQTSPMIPSIVVHCVNEIEQRGLTETGLYRISGCDRTVKELKEKFLRVKTVPLLSKVDDIHAICSLLKDFLRNLKEPLLTFRLNKTFMDAAEITDDDNSIAAMYQAVGELPQANRDTLAFLMIHLQRVAQSPNTKMDVANLAKVFGPTIVGHAVSNPDPVTLLQDIKHQPKVVERLLSLPLEYWSQFMMVEQENIDPMHVIENANAFSTPQTPDVKVSLLGPVTTPEHQLLKTPSSSSLSQRVRSTLTRNTPRFGSKSKSATNLGRQGNFFASPMLK, encoded by the exons GAAGATGGATACTACGATGCTGAATATGCGGAATCTGTTTGAGCAGCTTGTACGCCGGGTGGAGATTCTCAGTGAAGGAAATGAACTCC AATTTATCCAGTTGGCAAAGGACTTTGAAGATTTTCGTAAAAAGTGGCAGAGAACAGACCACGAGTTGGGCAAATACAAGGATCTTTTGATGAAAGCAGAGACTGAGCGTAGTGCTCTGGATGTTAAACTGAAACATGCACGCAATCAGGTGGATGTAGAGATCAAACGGAGACAGCGAGCTGAGGCTGACTGTGAAAAGCTG GAAAGACAGATTCAGCTGATTCGAGAGATGCTCATGTGTGACACATCTGGCAGCATTCAACTAAGTGAAGAGCAAAAATCAGCTCTGGCTTTTCTCAACAGAGGCCAACCAGCCAGTGGCAATGCTGGGAACAAAAG ACTGTCAACCATTGATGAATCTGGTTCCATTTTATCCGATATCAGCTTTGACAAGACCGATGAATCCCTG GATTGGGATTCTTCTTTGGTAAAGACTTTTAaactgaagaagagagaaaagagg CGCTCAAATAGCCGACAGTTCGTGGATGGTCCCCCTGGACCTGTAAAGAAAACGCGTTCCATTGGCTCCACCGCAGACCAG GGAAATGAATCCATAGTTGCTAAAACTACAGTGACTGTCCCCAATGATGGCGGGCCCATCGAGGCTGTGTCCACTATTGAGACCGTGCCATATTGGACCCGGAGCCGAAGGAAAACAG GTACTTTACAGCCGTGGAACAGTGACTCCACATTGAGCAgcaggcagccagagccaaaaACCGAAACAGACGGCTCCAGCACTCCGCAAAGCAATGGGGGGATGCGCCTGCACGACTTCGTCTCTAAGACG GTTATTAAACCCGAATCTTGTGTACCATGTGGAAAGCGAATAAAATTTGGCAAGCCGTCTCTGAAATGCCGAGACTGTCGTGTGGTCTCTCATCCAGAATGTCGGGACCGCTGTCCGCTTCCCTGTATTCCTACCCTGATAGGGACACCTGTCAAGATTGGAGAA GGAATGCTGGCAGATTATGTGTCCCAGACTTCTCCAATGATCCCATCAATTGTTGTCCACTGTGTAAATGAGATTGAGCAAAGAGGGCTGACCGAG ACAGGCCTGTATCGGATCTCAGGCTGTGACCGGACAGTGAAAGAGCTAAAAGAGAAATTCCTCAGAGTGAAAACTGTACCTCTCCTCAGCAAAGTGGATGACATCCATGCTATCTGTAGCCTCCTGAAAGACTTCCTTCGAAACCTCAAAGAACCGCTTCTGACCTTTCGGCTAAACAAGACGTTTATGGATGCAGCAG AAATCACAGATGATGACAACAGCATAGCGGCCATGTACCAGGCTGTGGGTGAGCTGCCCCAGGCCAACAGAGACACACTGGCTTTCCTCATGATTCACTTGCAGAG AGTGGCTCAGAGCCCAAACACTAAAATGGATGTTGCCAATCTGGCCAAAGTTTTTGGCCCTACAATAGTTGGCCATGCTGTATCCAATCCAGATCCAGTGACATTGTTACAGGACATCAAGCATCAGCCCAAG GTGGTAGAACGCCTGCTGTCACTACCCCTGGAATACTGGAGCCAGTTCATGATGGTAGAGCAAGAAAACATCGACCCCATGCATGTCATTGAAAACGCAAATGCCTTCTCGACACCACAGACCCCAGATGTCAAAG TGAGTTTACTGGGGCCTGTGACCACTCCTGAGCATCAGCTCCTCAAGACTCCTTCATCCAGTTCCCTGTCGCAGAGAGTCCGCTCCACCCTCACCAGGAACACTCCCAG atttgGGAGCAAAAGCAAGTCTGCCACCAACCTAGGACGACAAGGCAACttttttgcttctccaatgcTCAAGTGA
- the RACGAP1 gene encoding rac GTPase-activating protein 1 isoform X2 — protein sequence MDTTMLNMRNLFEQLVRRVEILSEGNELQFIQLAKDFEDFRKKWQRTDHELGKYKDLLMKAETERSALDVKLKHARNQVDVEIKRRQRAEADCEKLERQIQLIREMLMCDTSGSIQLSEEQKSALAFLNRGQPASGNAGNKRLSTIDESGSILSDISFDKTDESLDWDSSLVKTFKLKKREKRRSNSRQFVDGPPGPVKKTRSIGSTADQGNESIVAKTTVTVPNDGGPIEAVSTIETVPYWTRSRRKTGTLQPWNSDSTLSSRQPEPKTETDGSSTPQSNGGMRLHDFVSKTVIKPESCVPCGKRIKFGKPSLKCRDCRVVSHPECRDRCPLPCIPTLIGTPVKIGEGMLADYVSQTSPMIPSIVVHCVNEIEQRGLTETGLYRISGCDRTVKELKEKFLRVKTVPLLSKVDDIHAICSLLKDFLRNLKEPLLTFRLNKTFMDAAEITDDDNSIAAMYQAVGELPQANRDTLAFLMIHLQRVAQSPNTKMDVANLAKVFGPTIVGHAVSNPDPVTLLQDIKHQPKVVERLLSLPLEYWSQFMMVEQENIDPMHVIENANAFSTPQTPDVKVSLLGPVTTPEHQLLKTPSSSSLSQRVRSTLTRNTPRFGSKSKSATNLGRQGNFFASPMLK from the exons ATGGATACTACGATGCTGAATATGCGGAATCTGTTTGAGCAGCTTGTACGCCGGGTGGAGATTCTCAGTGAAGGAAATGAACTCC AATTTATCCAGTTGGCAAAGGACTTTGAAGATTTTCGTAAAAAGTGGCAGAGAACAGACCACGAGTTGGGCAAATACAAGGATCTTTTGATGAAAGCAGAGACTGAGCGTAGTGCTCTGGATGTTAAACTGAAACATGCACGCAATCAGGTGGATGTAGAGATCAAACGGAGACAGCGAGCTGAGGCTGACTGTGAAAAGCTG GAAAGACAGATTCAGCTGATTCGAGAGATGCTCATGTGTGACACATCTGGCAGCATTCAACTAAGTGAAGAGCAAAAATCAGCTCTGGCTTTTCTCAACAGAGGCCAACCAGCCAGTGGCAATGCTGGGAACAAAAG ACTGTCAACCATTGATGAATCTGGTTCCATTTTATCCGATATCAGCTTTGACAAGACCGATGAATCCCTG GATTGGGATTCTTCTTTGGTAAAGACTTTTAaactgaagaagagagaaaagagg CGCTCAAATAGCCGACAGTTCGTGGATGGTCCCCCTGGACCTGTAAAGAAAACGCGTTCCATTGGCTCCACCGCAGACCAG GGAAATGAATCCATAGTTGCTAAAACTACAGTGACTGTCCCCAATGATGGCGGGCCCATCGAGGCTGTGTCCACTATTGAGACCGTGCCATATTGGACCCGGAGCCGAAGGAAAACAG GTACTTTACAGCCGTGGAACAGTGACTCCACATTGAGCAgcaggcagccagagccaaaaACCGAAACAGACGGCTCCAGCACTCCGCAAAGCAATGGGGGGATGCGCCTGCACGACTTCGTCTCTAAGACG GTTATTAAACCCGAATCTTGTGTACCATGTGGAAAGCGAATAAAATTTGGCAAGCCGTCTCTGAAATGCCGAGACTGTCGTGTGGTCTCTCATCCAGAATGTCGGGACCGCTGTCCGCTTCCCTGTATTCCTACCCTGATAGGGACACCTGTCAAGATTGGAGAA GGAATGCTGGCAGATTATGTGTCCCAGACTTCTCCAATGATCCCATCAATTGTTGTCCACTGTGTAAATGAGATTGAGCAAAGAGGGCTGACCGAG ACAGGCCTGTATCGGATCTCAGGCTGTGACCGGACAGTGAAAGAGCTAAAAGAGAAATTCCTCAGAGTGAAAACTGTACCTCTCCTCAGCAAAGTGGATGACATCCATGCTATCTGTAGCCTCCTGAAAGACTTCCTTCGAAACCTCAAAGAACCGCTTCTGACCTTTCGGCTAAACAAGACGTTTATGGATGCAGCAG AAATCACAGATGATGACAACAGCATAGCGGCCATGTACCAGGCTGTGGGTGAGCTGCCCCAGGCCAACAGAGACACACTGGCTTTCCTCATGATTCACTTGCAGAG AGTGGCTCAGAGCCCAAACACTAAAATGGATGTTGCCAATCTGGCCAAAGTTTTTGGCCCTACAATAGTTGGCCATGCTGTATCCAATCCAGATCCAGTGACATTGTTACAGGACATCAAGCATCAGCCCAAG GTGGTAGAACGCCTGCTGTCACTACCCCTGGAATACTGGAGCCAGTTCATGATGGTAGAGCAAGAAAACATCGACCCCATGCATGTCATTGAAAACGCAAATGCCTTCTCGACACCACAGACCCCAGATGTCAAAG TGAGTTTACTGGGGCCTGTGACCACTCCTGAGCATCAGCTCCTCAAGACTCCTTCATCCAGTTCCCTGTCGCAGAGAGTCCGCTCCACCCTCACCAGGAACACTCCCAG atttgGGAGCAAAAGCAAGTCTGCCACCAACCTAGGACGACAAGGCAACttttttgcttctccaatgcTCAAGTGA